A window of Pseudomonadota bacterium contains these coding sequences:
- a CDS encoding PAS domain-containing protein — protein MANDDRTGGLPSYQQIIDILPGPFVVIDRDYRIVAANASYRQRYAVTADEVINRHCYEVSHDSTVPCSLHGEHCPVEHVFGKRESVQMIHIHYDRDRHPEQVRIQATPLMDEQGEVLFMGEYLDPIPVVQEDGTKLLIGRSRALLRLTSLMQRVAPTQTTVLLLGESGVGKECAAEYLHQFSNRSAGPFVIVDCGTLGENLMESELFGHERGAFTGATLRKKGLFEVADGGTLFIDEVCELPLALQTKLLRVLETGCIRRIGGTEYIQVDVRVIAATNRDIESMVARGDFRRDLYYRLSAFPVEIPALREHKDDIPAIAEYFLTRIEGGDRHLPLSPEVIEKLLDHEYPGNVRELRNVIERAAILASTSTLRPEHLVMNGGPAPGPADDGPVATDMRLITRNRRLNQRDVLNALRECGGHRGSAASRLGVSERTLYRYLKKMRVTNADYPSA, from the coding sequence ATGGCGAACGACGACAGGACCGGAGGTTTACCCTCCTATCAGCAAATCATCGATATTCTTCCGGGGCCGTTTGTTGTCATCGACCGCGATTATCGCATCGTAGCGGCCAACGCCAGTTATCGACAGCGCTACGCGGTAACCGCGGACGAGGTTATCAATCGCCATTGTTACGAAGTTTCCCATGATTCCACCGTCCCGTGCAGCCTGCACGGCGAGCATTGTCCGGTTGAGCATGTTTTCGGCAAGCGCGAGTCGGTGCAGATGATCCATATTCACTACGACCGCGATCGTCACCCGGAACAGGTGCGTATTCAGGCCACACCTTTGATGGATGAGCAGGGTGAGGTGCTGTTCATGGGCGAATACCTCGATCCGATTCCCGTTGTTCAAGAGGATGGCACGAAGCTGCTGATCGGCCGCAGCCGCGCGCTGCTGCGCCTGACCAGTCTTATGCAGCGGGTGGCGCCAACTCAGACAACTGTTTTGCTGCTTGGCGAAAGCGGTGTCGGCAAGGAGTGTGCGGCAGAGTATCTGCACCAGTTTTCCAATCGCTCTGCCGGGCCATTCGTGATCGTCGATTGTGGCACGCTCGGCGAAAATCTGATGGAGAGTGAACTCTTCGGTCACGAGCGGGGGGCGTTTACCGGCGCCACATTGCGGAAGAAGGGGCTGTTCGAGGTCGCCGACGGCGGAACGTTGTTTATCGACGAGGTGTGTGAACTGCCGCTGGCCTTGCAAACCAAACTGTTGCGGGTGCTGGAGACAGGCTGCATCCGGCGTATCGGCGGGACTGAATACATTCAAGTGGATGTGCGGGTGATCGCCGCCACCAACCGGGACATCGAGTCAATGGTGGCTCGGGGTGATTTTCGCAGGGATCTCTACTACCGACTTTCGGCGTTCCCGGTGGAGATACCGGCGCTGCGCGAGCACAAGGATGATATTCCAGCCATCGCCGAATATTTCCTCACGCGCATCGAGGGAGGTGATCGCCACCTGCCGCTCTCGCCCGAGGTGATCGAAAAGCTGCTTGATCACGAGTATCCGGGTAACGTGCGCGAGTTGAGAAATGTCATTGAACGAGCGGCCATCCTGGCGAGCACTAGTACGCTGCGGCCCGAGCATCTCGTCATGAACGGGGGGCCGGCACCTGGACCGGCTGATGATGGTCCGGTCGCTACCGATATGCGCCTGATCACACGCAATCGACGCCTCAACCAACGGGATGTGCTCAACGCCTTGCGTGAGTGCGGCGGGCATCGGGGCAGCGCCGCCTCCCGGCTGGGTGTCAGCGAACGCACCCTGTATCGCTATTTGAAAAAGATGCGGGTAACCAACGCCGATTACCCGTCAGCCTAG